The Coleofasciculaceae cyanobacterium DNA window TAAATGAAGTTGCTAAAGATGGTTTGCTACAGCGATCGCGCTATCTCAACAGCATTGCAGAAAAACAAGCACAATTGGAATCGATGAGTGATGAAGAGATGCAGAAAGCAACTTTTAAAGGTGCTGCTAATTTCAAAATCGAGCAAGCAATTAATAACATCATCGAACACAATAATTCTCAATCTGAGAAGTCACGTAAAGTTTGTATTACCAAGGGCATTATTTTTAAACTAACTGGCAGCAATCGTCAAACTATCAATAAGTATTTTGATGATCATGAAGTCATGATCGCCGACCACAATCTCAAACATTCCCTCACCGATTCCGACAATCGCAAGGGCAAAGGTTTTGACTGGGATAAGTTGCTAGGGGTGTAAATATGGCGATCGCTAGAATAGACAAGTTTATCGAACAGCTCAAACCCTTAACTACTCTCAAAGAAATTAAAGCATTATGTAATCACGAGCTTGACTATTTAAGAGATGAGCTATCCATAGATACTAAATACAGTAAGTCAGGCTTTCCAATTAGTGTATTTGGTGATGCTCGGAGGCTTAAAACTCAGATTTCAGCCTACCGTAAAGCAATCAAAAATCTTGAGACTAATTATCGCAACAGTATGTCTCAGGTAGTAAATGGCGAATCAGTAAGGGTACACAAAGCACTTAGATACTTTAATTTAGCCAAGCATGAAAAAAATGATGTCAATACTCGCGATCATACTAGAGTCAGACAAGACAAAACAAATCGCCATAGCTTTGATGCTGTAGCAGTAATTGAACAGGCACTTGAACTATTAGAATCCTTTAGCTACATCTCAAAAATTGCTGGTTTGTATCTGCTTACAGGTCGCAGACATGAAGAGATATTGATTACGGGAAAATTTGATGAACCTATATTCGATTCAGCTAGCGATTCACTAATTAGCGAATGGTTAGACTATGACATCGAGTCTGCTTTATTTTCTGGTCAGGTAAAACGTAAAAGCAAAGAAGATACTCCCTACAACATACCGCTACTCGCACCGTTGGACACAATTCAAACTGTTATCGAATGGTTGCGAATTAACAAACCTCATAAACCTGGTCAAAGACCCAAGGGCAGTAAAGAGCTAGGGGAAAAAGTGAGAAAAATATTTCAAGATACTAAATTATTACCCATACCTTCGGGTAAAGATATTTACCTTAATCCCCACAATTTGAGGTCTGCTTATTCTGCAATTTGCTGGCAACTTTATCGTAGCTCTGAGGCAACCTATAACTGTACAGAAGATTTGTTTGTTAAAGAAATTATGGGTCACGTGGAACAAACCACCGAATCTGCTCAAAGTTATCTTGACTATGAGTTAGACCATACCGAAGTTGAAAAGTTGCTGAATTATTATGCCTGAATGCGCGATCTGTATCTCTAGTTTTACAGCAGTTTTCAAATGAATAGACCACAATGCTCAAACCAACCAACAGCATCATCAGATGAAATGCACTCGTTAAGAAGGTTGTGTAGCAAAAGAGTGTATTAGGGTATAATTGATAAGTCAAGAAAAGTTTGAGGATTAAAAATTAAATGACAGTTTGGATAGCAGTAAAATGACCATTTTGCCAATCAACAGATGTAGTGAAAAATGGGAAATCAAA harbors:
- a CDS encoding telomere resolvase, with amino-acid sequence MAIARIDKFIEQLKPLTTLKEIKALCNHELDYLRDELSIDTKYSKSGFPISVFGDARRLKTQISAYRKAIKNLETNYRNSMSQVVNGESVRVHKALRYFNLAKHEKNDVNTRDHTRVRQDKTNRHSFDAVAVIEQALELLESFSYISKIAGLYLLTGRRHEEILITGKFDEPIFDSASDSLISEWLDYDIESALFSGQVKRKSKEDTPYNIPLLAPLDTIQTVIEWLRINKPHKPGQRPKGSKELGEKVRKIFQDTKLLPIPSGKDIYLNPHNLRSAYSAICWQLYRSSEATYNCTEDLFVKEIMGHVEQTTESAQSYLDYELDHTEVEKLLNYYA